A window of Mucilaginibacter paludis DSM 18603 contains these coding sequences:
- a CDS encoding alpha-L-arabinofuranosidase C-terminal domain-containing protein, which translates to MKKTFFLLLLNLAFLIPVSAFRNEPDSVYLFAYGTNGLRFAWSLDKISWTPVGDGYTYLKCDYSTWGSEKKMIAPCLIQGRKGGWQCVWQLNDRALQFAQAGSADLVHWGPQAYPYVKSGKNVLRPVISYNRAADNYTIVYTDANGQYFKTVTTDFKTYTPAVIVPFSAYRNVNVTANINGPVTGQMHRVAWTVVDGLTKTYELQQYQTRQNAEITKDDAQRFAGLKTIDAKLTLLPEKTKAISTMLTGVFFEDINYAADGGLYAELIQNRDFEYLPRDKQFRDTKWNSSYAWSLKGDGATFFIDSVAPVHYNNPHYAVLDVKTPGAALVNTGYDAIAVKKGETYHFSAFLKQLNGLKGQVAIQLVSDKAGVLARADVNMAASSWGQVKAELVPTETASDVRLELQPLHAGRMAADMVSLFPAATFKNRPNGLRADLAQAIADIHPRFVRFPGGCLSHGDGLQNIYRWKTSIGPLEARVPDRNLWNYHQTKGLGYFEYFQFCEDIGAEPVPVIAAGVPCQNSANGGQQGGIPMSEMPQYTQDIIDLVEYANGDINTTWGKKRAEAGHPAPFNLKYIGIGNEDQITQVFKERFTYIYKALHQAHPEITIIGTAGPFFEGADYIEGWKIATALKVPLIDEHYYQTPGWFINNQNFYDRYDRKKSKVYLGEYAASLPGGNKSYWETSLAEALYLTSIERNGDVVSMASYAPLMARDGHTQWDPDLIYFNNTDVKPTTGYYVQQLYGQNAGDHYIPASLTLTNQNDAVKKRIAYSIVKDSKTNNLVVKLVNFLPVSVKLAINLNGIKRTGGTITKTILSGNPADKTVLPVVSQIVFPDDDAIELPPYSFIVLRVGVM; encoded by the coding sequence ATGAAGAAAACTTTCTTTTTGCTGCTACTGAACCTCGCATTTTTAATCCCGGTTTCTGCCTTCAGAAACGAGCCTGATTCTGTTTACCTGTTCGCTTACGGAACCAACGGCCTGCGTTTTGCCTGGAGCTTGGATAAAATCAGTTGGACGCCCGTAGGCGATGGCTATACTTATTTAAAGTGCGATTACAGTACCTGGGGCAGCGAAAAGAAAATGATTGCGCCCTGCCTGATACAAGGTCGCAAAGGGGGATGGCAATGCGTATGGCAATTGAACGACCGGGCTTTGCAATTTGCCCAAGCCGGTTCGGCCGACCTGGTACATTGGGGGCCGCAAGCTTACCCTTATGTTAAAAGCGGTAAAAATGTGCTGCGTCCTGTTATCAGCTATAACCGGGCTGCCGATAATTATACTATTGTTTATACCGATGCCAACGGCCAATATTTTAAAACCGTAACCACAGATTTTAAAACTTATACCCCGGCGGTAATTGTTCCCTTTTCTGCTTACCGCAATGTTAACGTAACGGCCAATATCAATGGCCCGGTAACCGGGCAAATGCATCGTGTTGCCTGGACGGTGGTTGACGGCTTGACCAAAACCTACGAGTTACAGCAATACCAAACCAGGCAAAACGCGGAGATCACCAAAGATGATGCCCAACGATTTGCCGGCCTGAAAACCATCGATGCCAAATTGACGCTGCTGCCCGAAAAAACCAAGGCGATCAGCACAATGCTGACGGGCGTTTTTTTTGAAGACATCAACTACGCTGCTGATGGCGGCCTTTATGCCGAGCTAATTCAGAATCGCGATTTTGAATATTTGCCGCGCGATAAGCAGTTCAGAGATACCAAATGGAACAGCAGTTACGCCTGGAGTTTAAAGGGCGATGGTGCAACTTTTTTTATCGATTCGGTAGCGCCGGTGCATTACAATAACCCGCATTATGCTGTACTTGACGTGAAAACGCCCGGAGCTGCTTTGGTTAATACGGGATATGATGCCATTGCTGTGAAAAAGGGAGAGACGTACCATTTTTCGGCTTTCCTGAAACAGCTAAACGGTTTAAAAGGCCAGGTGGCAATCCAATTGGTAAGCGATAAGGCGGGTGTATTGGCCAGGGCCGATGTTAACATGGCGGCTTCATCATGGGGACAGGTTAAAGCCGAACTTGTTCCAACGGAAACGGCCAGCGATGTCAGGTTGGAATTACAGCCACTCCATGCCGGGCGTATGGCGGCAGACATGGTATCCTTGTTCCCCGCAGCCACTTTTAAGAACCGGCCCAACGGATTGCGCGCCGACCTGGCCCAGGCCATAGCCGATATACATCCACGTTTTGTGCGTTTCCCCGGCGGTTGCCTTTCGCATGGTGATGGCTTGCAGAATATTTACAGGTGGAAAACATCGATAGGCCCGCTGGAAGCGCGGGTGCCCGACCGTAACCTGTGGAACTACCACCAAACCAAGGGACTGGGTTATTTTGAGTACTTCCAGTTTTGCGAGGATATCGGCGCCGAGCCTGTCCCGGTGATTGCTGCAGGTGTTCCCTGCCAAAACTCGGCAAACGGCGGCCAGCAAGGCGGGATACCCATGAGCGAGATGCCGCAATACACCCAGGATATTATTGACCTGGTTGAATATGCCAACGGCGATATAAATACTACCTGGGGTAAAAAACGTGCCGAGGCAGGCCATCCGGCTCCTTTTAACCTGAAATATATCGGCATTGGCAATGAAGACCAGATTACCCAGGTTTTTAAAGAAAGGTTCACCTACATTTATAAAGCGCTGCATCAAGCGCATCCCGAAATCACTATCATCGGCACTGCCGGACCCTTTTTTGAAGGTGCGGATTACATAGAGGGCTGGAAGATAGCCACCGCGTTAAAAGTGCCATTGATAGATGAACACTATTATCAAACTCCGGGCTGGTTTATCAATAACCAAAACTTTTACGACCGTTACGACCGCAAAAAATCAAAAGTTTACCTTGGCGAATACGCCGCGAGCCTGCCCGGCGGAAATAAAAGCTATTGGGAAACCTCGCTGGCCGAAGCGCTGTACTTAACCTCGATAGAGCGCAATGGCGATGTGGTGAGCATGGCCTCTTACGCACCCTTGATGGCCCGTGATGGCCATACCCAATGGGATCCCGACCTGATCTACTTTAACAACACCGATGTAAAACCCACCACAGGTTATTACGTACAGCAACTATACGGACAAAACGCTGGCGACCATTATATCCCAGCCAGTTTAACGCTCACCAATCAAAACGATGCTGTCAAAAAGCGGATAGCGTACTCCATTGTAAAGGATAGCAAAACCAATAACCTCGTTGTTAAACTCGTTAACTTTTTACCGGTAAGCGTAAAATTGGCCATTAACCTAAACGGAATTAAAAGAACAGGCGGTACTATCACCAAAACCATACTCTCCGGTAATCCGGCAGATAAAACGGTGCTTCCTGTTGTTAGCCAAATAGTATTCCCGGATGATGATGCGATTGAGTTGCCGCCTTATTCTTTTATTGTTTTAAGAGTGGGGGTGATGTGA